One region of Oxalobacteraceae bacterium OTU3CAMAD1 genomic DNA includes:
- the fliI gene encoding flagellar protein export ATPase FliI, protein MNAARDKKPDDAQAPSPHAGRWKSYLGDCGALVGFVEPMQISGRVTRVAGLVMEAVGLRLAVGAACTVPLPGGGKIEAEVVGFEGDRLFLMPQSDVEGVVPGTRVFPVEPAIPKPGTVAHPRRRPSDRARHLPVGPELLGRVLDGAGRVLDNLGPLNASDSAPINTRPANPLGRAPIVDTLDVGVRSINAMLTVGRGQRMGLFAGSGVGKSVLLGMMARYTEADVIVVGLIGERGREVKEFIEQILGPEGLARSVVVAAPADTPPLMRLQGAAYATAIAEHFRDKGQNVLLIMDSLTRYAMAQREIALAIGEPPATKGYPPSVFAKLPVLVERAGNGEVGGGSITAFYTVLTEGDDQQDPIADSARAILDGHIVLNRRLAESGHYPAIDIEQSISRAMHSITTHEHQQRARHLKQLFSRYERSRDLISVGAYAPGTDPVLDQAIVLHDRIENFLQQQITERVTMDESLGQLTSLFD, encoded by the coding sequence ATGAACGCCGCCCGCGACAAAAAACCCGACGACGCCCAAGCCCCCAGCCCGCACGCCGGCCGCTGGAAGTCTTACCTTGGCGACTGCGGCGCGCTGGTCGGCTTCGTCGAACCGATGCAGATCTCCGGCCGCGTCACCCGCGTCGCCGGCCTGGTCATGGAGGCGGTCGGCCTGCGCCTGGCCGTCGGCGCCGCCTGCACCGTGCCGCTGCCCGGCGGCGGCAAGATCGAGGCGGAAGTGGTCGGCTTCGAGGGCGACCGATTGTTCCTGATGCCGCAAAGCGATGTCGAGGGCGTGGTGCCCGGCACCCGCGTGTTCCCGGTCGAACCGGCGATTCCGAAACCGGGCACCGTGGCCCATCCGCGCCGCCGTCCCAGCGACCGCGCGCGCCACCTGCCGGTCGGGCCGGAGTTGCTGGGCCGCGTGCTCGACGGCGCCGGCCGCGTGCTCGACAACCTCGGCCCGCTCAACGCCTCCGACAGCGCGCCGATCAACACCCGACCCGCCAACCCGCTCGGCCGCGCGCCCATCGTCGACACGCTCGACGTCGGCGTGCGCTCGATCAACGCCATGCTCACCGTCGGACGCGGCCAGCGCATGGGCCTGTTCGCGGGCTCCGGCGTCGGTAAATCCGTCCTGCTGGGCATGATGGCGCGCTACACCGAGGCCGACGTCATCGTCGTCGGCCTGATCGGCGAACGCGGACGCGAGGTAAAAGAATTCATCGAGCAGATTCTCGGGCCCGAGGGCCTGGCCCGCTCTGTCGTCGTGGCCGCCCCGGCCGACACGCCGCCGCTGATGCGCCTGCAAGGCGCGGCCTACGCCACCGCCATCGCCGAGCACTTCCGCGACAAGGGTCAGAACGTGCTGCTGATCATGGATTCGCTGACCCGCTACGCCATGGCGCAACGGGAGATCGCACTGGCCATCGGCGAACCGCCGGCCACCAAGGGCTATCCGCCGTCGGTGTTCGCCAAGCTGCCGGTGCTGGTCGAACGGGCCGGCAACGGCGAGGTCGGCGGCGGCTCGATCACCGCCTTCTACACCGTGCTGACCGAGGGCGACGATCAACAGGACCCGATCGCCGATTCGGCGCGCGCAATTTTGGACGGCCACATCGTGCTCAACCGCCGCCTGGCCGAGTCGGGCCACTACCCGGCCATCGACATCGAACAGTCGATCAGCCGCGCCATGCACTCGATCACCACGCACGAGCACCAGCAGCGCGCGCGCCACCTGAAACAGTTGTTTTCCCGCTACGAGCGCAGCCGCGACCTGATCAGCGTGGGCGCCTACGCGCCCGGCACCGACCCGGTATTGGACCAGGCTATCGTGCTGCACGATCGGATAGAAAACTTTCTTCAGCAACAAATCACCGAACGGGTCACCATGGACGAGAGTTTGGGCCAACTTACCTCTCTGTTCGACTGA
- a CDS encoding flagellar assembly protein FliH, giving the protein MSNLPKEQQTAFQRWEMRSFGDERPSVVALRDAEQRERNAEHARVEAEQRVHEALLEQQELVEIGPPLPPPLEYPTVEELENIREEARQSGYEEGRAAGHADALAAGEIATKEELQQMRALADGFSGALRDADQLIANDVLDLALQLAKGMLKNALQVKPELILPIVRDAIDYLPALQQPAQLHLHPDDAVSVRAAIGEELDKGGWRVIEDTNVGRGGCKVDTASNQIDATAAARWQRLSHALGKEVDWLD; this is encoded by the coding sequence TTGTCTAATTTGCCCAAAGAGCAGCAAACCGCATTCCAGCGCTGGGAGATGCGCTCGTTCGGCGACGAGCGCCCGAGCGTGGTGGCGCTGCGCGACGCCGAGCAGCGCGAACGCAACGCCGAGCACGCCCGCGTCGAGGCCGAGCAGCGCGTGCACGAGGCGCTGTTGGAGCAGCAGGAACTGGTCGAGATCGGCCCTCCGCTGCCGCCGCCGCTCGAATACCCCACCGTCGAAGAACTCGAAAACATCCGTGAAGAAGCGCGCCAATCCGGCTACGAAGAAGGCCGCGCGGCCGGCCACGCCGACGCCCTTGCCGCCGGCGAAATCGCCACTAAGGAAGAACTGCAACAGATGCGCGCGCTGGCCGACGGCTTCAGCGGCGCGCTGCGCGACGCCGACCAGCTGATCGCCAACGACGTGCTGGACCTGGCGCTGCAACTGGCCAAGGGCATGCTCAAGAACGCGCTGCAGGTCAAGCCGGAATTGATCTTGCCGATCGTGCGCGACGCCATCGATTACCTGCCGGCGCTGCAACAGCCGGCGCAGTTGCACCTGCATCCGGACGACGCCGTCAGCGTGCGCGCCGCCATCGGCGAGGAGCTCGACAAGGGCGGCTGGCGCGTGATCGAGGATACAAACGTCGGTCGCGGCGGCTGCAAGGTCGATACCGCCAGCAACCAGATCGACGCCACCGCCGCCGCGCGCTGGCAACGCCTGAGCCATGCGCTGGGCAAGGAAGTGGATTGGCTGGACTGA
- the fliJ gene encoding flagellar export protein FliJ, translating into MASKAQLETLIDLARRETDDAAKRLGASLKAVDEATQKHQMLVGYRDEYVKRFEEAQAAGITPMAYRNFQAFMEKLDVAVKGQLEMIRHAEYRADQEKAAWQTAERKRMSYSTLNERADAEALKLENKRDQKQMDEHAARQAYYKR; encoded by the coding sequence ATGGCATCCAAAGCGCAACTTGAAACATTGATCGACCTGGCCCGCCGGGAAACCGACGATGCGGCCAAGCGGCTCGGCGCGTCCCTGAAAGCGGTGGACGAAGCCACGCAAAAGCACCAGATGCTGGTCGGCTACCGCGACGAGTACGTCAAACGCTTCGAGGAGGCGCAGGCGGCCGGCATCACGCCCATGGCCTACCGCAATTTCCAGGCCTTCATGGAGAAGCTGGACGTGGCCGTCAAGGGCCAGCTGGAGATGATACGGCACGCCGAATACCGCGCCGACCAGGAAAAAGCCGCGTGGCAGACCGCAGAGCGCAAGCGCATGTCCTACTCCACCCTCAACGAGCGGGCGGACGCCGAGGCGCTCAAGCTGGAAAACAAGCGCGACCAGAAGCAGATGGACGAACACGCAGCACGACAAGCTTATTACAAGCGTTGA
- the fliL gene encoding flagellar basal body-associated protein FliL codes for MKADQKVEAPAGGGSKKLIIIIVAVVLLLGAAGGGAAWFFMHGKEEAHEEDEKPVKKKSAKKAGPSEYIPVEPFTVNLQPGEAGTDQYLQLAFTLEVGSLEEADNLKKNMAKVRNRVLLLLSSKKAADINTPEGKVQLSKEITEQLSEPFEHRGDKQDIIDVLFTSFIIQ; via the coding sequence GTGAAAGCTGATCAGAAAGTTGAAGCGCCTGCGGGCGGCGGCAGCAAAAAACTGATCATCATCATCGTCGCGGTGGTGCTGTTGCTCGGCGCGGCCGGCGGCGGCGCGGCCTGGTTCTTCATGCACGGCAAGGAAGAGGCGCACGAGGAAGACGAGAAGCCGGTCAAGAAAAAGTCGGCAAAAAAGGCCGGACCGTCGGAGTACATTCCGGTCGAGCCGTTCACCGTCAACCTGCAGCCCGGTGAAGCCGGCACCGACCAGTATTTGCAACTGGCGTTCACGCTGGAGGTGGGCAGCCTGGAAGAGGCGGACAACCTCAAGAAGAATATGGCCAAGGTGCGCAACCGCGTGTTGCTGCTACTGTCGAGCAAAAAAGCCGCCGACATCAACACGCCCGAGGGCAAGGTCCAACTGTCCAAGGAAATCACCGAGCAGTTGTCGGAACCGTTCGAACATCGCGGCGACAAGCAGGACATCATCGATGTGCTGTTCACGTCGTTTATCATCCAGTAA
- the fliN gene encoding flagellar motor switch protein FliN — protein sequence MSDNQDDDQSMDDPWGAAIAEQAQAEAEALQAQQAQQAASAAVFKDFSGTPSKTETHNDIDFILDIPVQLTVELGRTKIAIKNLLQLAQGSVVELDGMAGEPMDVLVNGCLIAQGEVVVVNDKFGIRLTDIITPSERIRKLNK from the coding sequence ATGTCGGATAATCAAGACGACGATCAAAGCATGGACGACCCTTGGGGCGCCGCGATCGCCGAACAAGCCCAGGCTGAAGCGGAAGCCCTGCAGGCGCAGCAAGCGCAGCAGGCCGCCAGCGCGGCCGTCTTCAAGGACTTCTCCGGCACGCCGAGCAAGACCGAGACCCACAACGACATCGACTTCATCCTCGACATTCCGGTCCAGCTGACGGTCGAACTGGGCCGCACCAAGATCGCCATCAAGAACCTGCTGCAACTGGCGCAGGGCTCAGTGGTCGAGCTCGACGGCATGGCCGGCGAGCCGATGGACGTGCTGGTCAACGGCTGCCTGATCGCCCAGGGCGAGGTGGTGGTGGTCAACGACAAGTTCGGTATCCGCCTGACCGACATCATCACGCCATCCGAACGTATCCGAAAACTGAATAAATGA
- the fliQ gene encoding flagellar biosynthesis protein FliQ — protein MTPESVMTLGRHAMEVTLMIAAPMLLVALIIGLIVSIFQAATQINEATLSFIPKLVGIFVALVVAGPWMLSVMLDYMREVFSGIPNLVG, from the coding sequence ATGACACCCGAAAGCGTCATGACCCTGGGCCGCCACGCGATGGAGGTCACGCTGATGATCGCCGCGCCGATGCTGCTGGTGGCGCTGATCATCGGCCTGATCGTCAGCATCTTCCAGGCGGCCACGCAGATCAACGAGGCGACCCTGTCGTTCATCCCCAAACTGGTCGGCATCTTCGTCGCGCTGGTCGTGGCCGGCCCGTGGATGTTGTCGGTCATGCTCGACTATATGCGCGAGGTGTTCAGCGGCATTCCCAACCTTGTTGGCTAA
- the fliR gene encoding flagellar biosynthetic protein FliR: MITIASADINMWIAGLLWPLTRILGLLAAAPLFGNKAVPASVKVMLGVMLAAIVAPAVPALPATDPMSLAGLLILAQEMLIGLAMGFSIRIIFAAVEMAGEISSLTMGLGFATFFDPNTQGRSSAISQFLALVATLGFLSVNAHLVLLSALVESFSSLPVSAAPIYSGGFKQLADWGGRIFSTGVQLSLPIVAALLITNVALGILTRAAPALNLFGIGFPITLGVGLLVVAMTLPYLATPVQNLFLDGIERARLMPRTWSQRPPPVAPANVPVRQPGSAP; encoded by the coding sequence ATGATTACCATCGCCAGTGCCGATATCAACATGTGGATCGCAGGATTGCTGTGGCCGCTCACGCGCATCCTCGGCCTGCTGGCGGCCGCCCCGCTGTTCGGCAACAAGGCGGTGCCGGCCAGCGTCAAGGTGATGCTGGGGGTGATGCTGGCGGCGATCGTGGCGCCGGCCGTGCCGGCGCTGCCGGCGACCGATCCGATGTCGCTGGCCGGGCTGCTGATCCTGGCGCAGGAGATGCTGATCGGGCTGGCGATGGGTTTCAGCATCCGCATCATCTTCGCCGCGGTCGAGATGGCGGGGGAAATCTCCAGCCTGACGATGGGCCTGGGCTTCGCGACGTTCTTCGATCCGAACACGCAGGGGCGCTCGTCGGCGATCAGCCAGTTCCTGGCGCTGGTGGCCACCCTGGGTTTCCTGTCCGTCAACGCCCACCTGGTGCTGCTGTCGGCGCTGGTGGAGAGTTTTTCGTCGTTGCCGGTGTCGGCCGCACCGATCTACAGCGGCGGCTTCAAGCAGTTGGCCGACTGGGGCGGACGGATCTTCAGCACCGGTGTCCAGCTGTCGCTGCCGATCGTGGCGGCGTTGTTGATCACCAACGTCGCGCTCGGGATTTTGACGCGCGCGGCGCCGGCCTTGAATTTGTTTGGCATCGGTTTTCCGATCACTTTAGGTGTGGGTTTGCTGGTGGTCGCCATGACACTGCCGTACCTGGCGACGCCGGTACAGAACCTCTTTTTGGATGGCATTGAACGGGCGCGGCTGATGCCGCGCACCTGGTCCCAGCGGCCCCCTCCCGTCGCCCCGGCAAACGTGCCGGTTCGACAACCGGGCTCGGCGCCATAG
- a CDS encoding flagellar hook-length control protein FliK, whose protein sequence is MELNPPDLGPLQVVLSVNKDQATAAFSSAQPEVRQALEAALPKLREMMSEAGIQLGSATVSAGMSDQNNGFNQQATSMQNDNNGQRGGRAGGSGLAGRGDDGGDAARAGPPARRVPAGAVDTFA, encoded by the coding sequence ATGGAATTGAATCCGCCGGACCTCGGTCCGCTGCAGGTCGTGCTGAGCGTGAACAAGGACCAGGCCACCGCCGCCTTCAGCTCGGCCCAGCCGGAAGTGCGCCAGGCGCTCGAGGCGGCGCTGCCGAAGCTGCGCGAAATGATGAGCGAGGCCGGCATCCAGCTCGGCAGCGCGACGGTCTCGGCCGGAATGTCGGACCAGAACAACGGTTTCAACCAGCAAGCCACGTCTATGCAAAACGATAACAACGGCCAGCGCGGCGGACGCGCCGGCGGCAGCGGTCTTGCCGGCCGTGGCGACGACGGCGGCGACGCCGCGCGCGCCGGCCCCCCGGCGCGGCGCGTGCCGGCAGGCGCGGTCGACACCTTCGCCTGA
- the fliM gene encoding flagellar motor switch protein FliM — MADNFLSQEEVDALLKGVNGDQDDAQQQEDVAGVRTYNLATQERIVRGRMPTLEIINERFARLLRVGLFNFLRRSAEVSVGSVRVSKYSEFIRNLVVPTNLNLVHMKPLRGTALMVFDPGLVFLLVDNLFGGDGRFHTRVEGRDFTQTEQRIILRILDIVFEAYTKSWEPVYPVEFEYIRSEMNTQFANIATPNEVVVASTFTVELGSVSGQIHFCMPYSMIEPIRDSLTSSLQGEALEVDKRWIRLMTQQIQIAEVEVVASLGTAKVNFDEILNMRVGDIIPLTIPELISATVDGVPVMDCSYGVMNGQYALKVEKLLANADNLK; from the coding sequence ATGGCCGATAATTTTCTCTCCCAGGAAGAAGTCGATGCCCTTCTGAAGGGCGTCAACGGCGACCAGGACGACGCCCAGCAGCAAGAGGACGTGGCCGGCGTACGGACCTACAACCTGGCCACGCAGGAACGCATCGTCCGCGGCCGGATGCCGACCCTGGAGATTATCAACGAGCGCTTCGCGCGCCTGCTGCGCGTGGGCCTGTTCAACTTCCTGCGCCGCAGCGCCGAGGTCTCTGTGGGCTCGGTGCGGGTCTCCAAGTACAGCGAATTCATCCGCAACCTGGTGGTGCCGACCAACCTGAATCTGGTACACATGAAGCCGCTGCGCGGCACGGCGCTGATGGTGTTCGATCCGGGCCTGGTGTTCCTGCTGGTGGACAACCTGTTCGGCGGCGACGGCCGCTTCCACACCCGCGTCGAGGGCCGCGACTTCACGCAGACCGAGCAGCGCATCATCCTGCGCATCCTCGATATCGTGTTCGAGGCCTACACCAAGTCGTGGGAGCCGGTTTATCCGGTCGAGTTCGAGTACATCCGCTCGGAAATGAACACGCAGTTCGCCAACATCGCCACCCCGAACGAGGTGGTGGTGGCGTCGACCTTCACCGTGGAGCTGGGATCGGTCTCCGGCCAGATCCACTTTTGCATGCCGTATTCGATGATCGAGCCGATCCGCGATTCGCTCACGTCGAGCCTGCAGGGCGAGGCGCTGGAAGTCGACAAGCGCTGGATCCGCCTGATGACGCAGCAAATCCAGATCGCCGAGGTCGAGGTGGTCGCCTCGCTGGGCACGGCCAAGGTCAATTTCGACGAGATCCTCAACATGCGGGTGGGCGACATCATCCCGCTGACGATCCCGGAGCTGATCTCGGCCACCGTCGACGGCGTGCCCGTGATGGACTGCAGCTACGGCGTGATGAACGGACAATACGCGTTGAAGGTCGAGAAATTGCTCGCCAATGCCGATAACCTTAAATAA
- the fliG gene encoding flagellar motor switch protein FliG → MTENTGLQKAAILMLAMGESEAAEVMKYLGPREVLKLGAAMATMKNVPHEEVVGTLDNFREMVAAASTVGLDSDEYIRQVLTKALGDDKASVLLSRILGGKDASGIESLKWMDSQSVAELIRNEHPQIIATILVHLERDQACEILSHFTDRLRNDAVLRIATLDGVQPAALRELNDVLTKLLSGNENIKKSSLGGVRTAAEILNFMSGEQEGSVMDNIKNYDNDMAQKIMDEMFVFDNLIDIDDRGIQLLLREVQSEMLIIALKGASQELRDKIFKNMSARASEMMREDLESKGPVRLSEVETQQKQILQIVRRLADEGQIVLGGKGEDSFV, encoded by the coding sequence ATGACTGAGAATACCGGACTCCAAAAAGCCGCCATCCTGATGCTGGCGATGGGCGAGAGCGAAGCGGCCGAAGTGATGAAATACCTCGGCCCGCGCGAAGTGCTCAAACTCGGCGCGGCCATGGCGACCATGAAGAACGTGCCGCACGAGGAAGTCGTCGGCACCCTGGACAACTTCCGCGAGATGGTCGCGGCCGCCTCCACGGTCGGCCTCGACTCGGACGAGTACATCCGCCAGGTGCTGACCAAGGCGCTGGGCGACGACAAGGCCTCGGTGCTGCTGTCGCGCATCCTGGGCGGCAAGGACGCCTCCGGCATCGAATCGCTGAAGTGGATGGATTCGCAGTCCGTCGCCGAGCTGATCCGCAACGAGCACCCGCAGATCATCGCCACCATCCTGGTCCACCTGGAGCGCGACCAGGCGTGCGAAATTTTGAGCCACTTCACCGACCGCCTGCGCAACGACGCCGTGCTGCGCATCGCCACCCTGGACGGCGTGCAGCCGGCCGCGCTACGCGAGCTGAACGACGTGCTGACCAAGCTGTTGTCCGGTAACGAAAACATCAAGAAATCGTCGCTGGGCGGCGTGCGCACGGCCGCCGAGATCCTCAACTTTATGAGCGGTGAGCAGGAAGGTTCTGTGATGGACAACATCAAGAACTACGACAACGACATGGCGCAGAAGATCATGGACGAGATGTTCGTGTTCGACAACCTGATCGATATCGACGACCGTGGCATCCAATTGCTGCTGCGCGAAGTGCAGTCGGAGATGCTGATCATCGCACTCAAGGGCGCGTCGCAGGAATTGCGCGACAAGATCTTCAAGAACATGTCGGCGCGCGCCAGCGAGATGATGCGCGAAGACCTGGAATCGAAAGGCCCGGTGCGCCTGTCCGAAGTGGAAACCCAGCAGAAGCAGATTTTGCAGATCGTGCGCCGCCTGGCCGACGAAGGCCAGATCGTGTTAGGCGGCAAAGGCGAGGATTCGTTTGTCTAA
- the fliO gene encoding flagellar biosynthetic protein FliO — protein MKHGPTFSLILAAALAAAPAMAQTTAAPAADKAATSAPAAATPAPTVTPVVPAAAEPATTATTAPTAPATTAPAATPATTPPGPLAMTIPTPPPAAPGAGSLMQTTFALLFVLALLVGGAWFLKRFGPKNLGGAGGTVKLVGSLSLGTRERILVVEVGDQWIVVGASPGRMNALATMPRQENAEAVPATLQTANFAEWFKQTIDKRNAK, from the coding sequence ATGAAGCACGGACCAACCTTCTCCCTGATCCTCGCGGCGGCCCTGGCCGCCGCGCCCGCGATGGCGCAGACCACCGCCGCGCCGGCCGCCGACAAGGCGGCCACTTCCGCACCGGCCGCGGCCACACCGGCCCCCACCGTGACGCCGGTCGTCCCGGCCGCCGCCGAACCCGCTACCACCGCCACCACCGCCCCGACCGCCCCGGCCACGACGGCGCCGGCGGCGACACCGGCGACCACCCCGCCCGGCCCGCTGGCAATGACGATTCCGACGCCGCCGCCGGCGGCTCCGGGCGCCGGCAGCCTGATGCAAACCACCTTCGCGCTGCTGTTCGTGCTGGCGTTGCTGGTGGGCGGCGCCTGGTTCCTCAAGCGCTTCGGTCCCAAGAACCTGGGCGGCGCCGGCGGCACCGTCAAGCTGGTCGGCTCGCTGAGCCTGGGCACGCGCGAGCGCATCCTGGTGGTCGAGGTGGGCGATCAATGGATCGTCGTGGGCGCCTCGCCGGGCCGCATGAACGCGCTGGCGACGATGCCGCGCCAGGAAAACGCCGAAGCGGTGCCGGCCACCCTGCAGACGGCCAACTTCGCCGAGTGGTTCAAACAAACGATCGACAAGCGCAATGCGAAATAA
- the fliF gene encoding flagellar M-ring protein FliF, which yields MAAAEAIDNDTAAPPAPGDDGAERLPFIRTPMGRNFMRAAAAAAIVAVLIGLYMWNKPPDYGVLFSNFTDRDGGAITAELDKLNIKHKFSENGGAILVPTEQVHDARLKLAAQGLPKGGNVGFELMENQKLGVSQFLEQVNYQRALEGELARSIQSLAAVENARVHLALPKPSVFVRDQQKPTASVLLTLHPNRMLDPAQTAAIVHLVASSVPELMPANVTVVDQAGNLISDQNKNGSGGLNAKNMDETQLKYVKDMQLQVIKQVESIIVPIVGEGNVRAEATADVDFSKVEQAAETYKPNSPPAASAIRSQQSSETSGDANANPGGIPGALSNQPPGTATAPLDQAVANGPNAPAPGTPPGGVNANATGPKHKESTTNYEVDKTVRYETRGMGGLRRMTVAVVVNYKRLVDKDGKVTIKAYTPEEMAKINDLVKQAMGYNQDRGDAVSVANSPFDGVDRPFEPALDWWRDPANLPMAKDLAKFLITALILLYIVLRIVRPMMRPVFKKIDEINAPEPEPEEPEEVVEEGPDEALIAEEELRKMEENTVKTYRENLAMAKKLAVEDPRIVANVIKEWIGAND from the coding sequence ATGGCCGCAGCCGAAGCAATCGACAACGACACAGCAGCCCCGCCAGCACCCGGCGACGACGGTGCGGAACGGCTGCCCTTTATCCGGACCCCGATGGGCCGCAACTTCATGCGCGCGGCGGCCGCCGCCGCGATCGTGGCGGTGCTCATCGGCCTGTACATGTGGAACAAACCGCCCGATTACGGCGTGCTGTTCTCCAATTTCACCGACCGCGACGGCGGCGCCATCACCGCCGAGCTGGACAAGCTGAACATCAAGCACAAGTTCTCGGAAAACGGCGGCGCCATCCTGGTGCCGACCGAGCAAGTCCACGACGCCCGCCTGAAACTGGCCGCGCAAGGCTTGCCCAAGGGCGGCAACGTCGGCTTCGAGCTGATGGAAAACCAGAAACTGGGCGTGTCCCAGTTCCTCGAACAGGTCAACTACCAGCGCGCGCTCGAAGGCGAGCTGGCGCGCTCGATCCAGTCCTTGGCCGCCGTCGAGAACGCCCGCGTCCACCTGGCGCTGCCGAAGCCGTCCGTGTTCGTGCGCGACCAGCAAAAGCCGACCGCTTCGGTCCTGCTGACCCTGCACCCGAACCGCATGCTCGACCCGGCCCAGACCGCCGCCATCGTCCACCTGGTCGCTTCCAGCGTGCCGGAACTGATGCCGGCCAACGTCACCGTGGTCGACCAGGCCGGTAACCTGATCTCGGACCAGAACAAGAACGGCAGTGGCGGCCTGAACGCCAAGAACATGGATGAAACCCAGCTCAAGTATGTCAAGGACATGCAGCTGCAGGTCATCAAGCAAGTCGAATCGATCATCGTTCCCATCGTCGGCGAGGGCAATGTGCGCGCCGAGGCGACCGCCGACGTCGATTTCTCCAAGGTCGAACAAGCCGCCGAAACCTACAAGCCGAACTCGCCGCCGGCGGCGTCGGCCATCCGTAGCCAGCAAAGCAGCGAAACCAGCGGCGACGCCAACGCCAATCCGGGCGGCATTCCGGGCGCGCTGTCGAACCAGCCGCCGGGCACCGCCACCGCACCGCTCGACCAGGCTGTCGCCAACGGCCCCAACGCGCCGGCGCCGGGCACGCCGCCGGGCGGCGTCAACGCCAACGCAACCGGACCGAAACACAAGGAATCGACTACCAATTACGAAGTCGACAAGACCGTGCGCTACGAGACGCGCGGCATGGGCGGCCTGCGCCGCATGACGGTGGCCGTTGTGGTCAATTACAAACGCCTGGTCGACAAGGACGGCAAAGTCACCATTAAAGCCTATACTCCGGAAGAGATGGCCAAGATCAACGATCTGGTCAAGCAGGCGATGGGTTACAACCAGGACCGGGGCGACGCCGTCAGCGTGGCCAACTCGCCGTTCGACGGCGTCGACCGTCCGTTCGAGCCGGCGCTCGACTGGTGGCGCGATCCGGCCAACCTGCCGATGGCCAAGGACCTGGCCAAGTTCCTGATCACCGCGCTGATCCTGCTGTACATCGTGCTGCGCATCGTGCGTCCGATGATGCGTCCGGTCTTCAAGAAGATCGACGAGATCAACGCGCCGGAGCCGGAGCCGGAAGAGCCGGAGGAAGTCGTCGAGGAAGGCCCCGACGAGGCCCTCATCGCCGAGGAAGAACTGCGCAAGATGGAAGAGAACACCGTCAAGACTTACCGCGAAAATCTGGCGATGGCGAAGAAGCTCGCCGTCGAGGACCCACGCATCGTTGCCAACGTCATCAAGGAATGGATAGGCGCAAATGACTGA
- the fliP gene encoding flagellar type III secretion system pore protein FliP (The bacterial flagellar biogenesis protein FliP forms a type III secretion system (T3SS)-type pore required for flagellar assembly.) yields the protein MRNNQPGAKSRALKALLLAGALALPLLAAAQSNIGIPALNATPAPGGGTNYTLPLQTMLLMTALSFIPAALLLMTCFTRIIIVLSLLRQALGTQSAPPNQVIVGLALFLTLFVMGPTFDKIYNEAYLPLQENKITMTDAMDKGAAPLKAFMMKQTRQADLALFVKLSRSPALQGPEDVPLRILVPAFVTSELKTAFQIGFAIFIPFLIIDMVVASVLMSMGMMMMSPAVISLPFKLMLFVLVDGWQLLLGSLAQSFY from the coding sequence ATGCGAAATAATCAGCCTGGCGCCAAGTCGCGCGCGCTCAAAGCGCTGCTGCTGGCCGGCGCGCTGGCGCTGCCGCTGCTGGCGGCGGCCCAATCGAACATCGGCATCCCGGCGCTGAACGCCACGCCGGCGCCGGGCGGCGGCACCAACTACACCCTGCCGCTGCAGACCATGCTGTTGATGACGGCGCTGTCGTTCATCCCGGCAGCGTTGTTGTTGATGACTTGTTTCACCCGCATCATCATCGTGCTGTCGCTGCTGCGCCAGGCGCTGGGCACGCAGTCGGCGCCGCCGAACCAGGTCATTGTCGGCCTGGCGCTGTTCCTGACCTTGTTCGTCATGGGACCGACCTTCGACAAGATCTACAACGAGGCCTATCTGCCGCTGCAGGAAAACAAGATCACCATGACCGACGCCATGGACAAGGGCGCCGCGCCGCTCAAGGCATTCATGATGAAACAGACCCGCCAGGCCGACCTCGCGCTGTTCGTCAAGCTCTCGCGCAGCCCGGCGCTGCAGGGGCCCGAGGACGTGCCGCTGCGCATCCTGGTGCCGGCGTTCGTTACCAGCGAACTGAAGACCGCGTTCCAGATCGGCTTCGCCATCTTCATCCCCTTCCTGATCATCGACATGGTGGTGGCGTCGGTGCTGATGTCGATGGGGATGATGATGATGTCGCCGGCGGTCATCTCGCTGCCGTTCAAGCTGATGCTGTTCGTGCTGGTCGACGGCTGGCAGTTGCTGCTCGGCTCGCTGGCGCAAAGTTTCTACTAG